A window of Reinekea marina contains these coding sequences:
- the nrdR gene encoding transcriptional regulator NrdR produces the protein MHCPFCNAQDTKVIDSRLVAEGDQVRRRRECVSCGERYTTYETAELVMPKIIKHNGNRESFDEDKLRAGLQRALEKRPVSVESVEASLMRIKQALRATGERELASRKLGDFVMDELKDLDQVAYVRFASVYRSFQDLSEFRSEIDRLESQE, from the coding sequence ATGCATTGCCCATTTTGCAACGCGCAAGACACCAAAGTCATCGATTCCAGATTAGTTGCAGAAGGTGACCAGGTGCGACGTCGCCGTGAGTGTGTATCTTGCGGAGAACGTTACACCACCTATGAAACGGCCGAGCTAGTTATGCCTAAAATTATAAAGCATAACGGTAATCGTGAATCTTTTGATGAGGATAAACTAAGAGCTGGATTACAACGCGCCCTAGAGAAACGCCCTGTATCGGTTGAAAGCGTAGAAGCGTCATTAATGCGAATCAAGCAAGCCTTAAGGGCAACAGGCGAGCGCGAGTTAGCCTCGCGGAAATTGGGTGATTTCGTCATGGATGAATTAAAAGATTTAGACCAAGTGGCCTATGTTCGATTTGCGTCGGTTTATCGCAGCTTCCAAGACTTGAGCGAATTTCGCAGTGAAATCGATCGGTTGGAGAGCCAAGAATAG
- a CDS encoding bifunctional diguanylate cyclase/phosphodiesterase translates to MSKNRWNRLNPLARVIVLRAGVFVVSMAVLSYLSWFLYSTSKQLEALELENNLQIYAERLHLQIDSAIESAAILRSLVISGDLNEQRFYPLANELSKQIEGVFSLQLAPNGVVEYVYPYDENEKALGHNLLEDELIASIISDSIAKKKIVLDGPKPIIQGGKGLIVRLPIFKDSHFWGFSIALLRFPEMLEPVKLHNLIKQGYQYELFSIDPWGASTSLLDKHQRHEFSKQQTIQLRLSGQQWLLAIKPVNPHMLLKNLGIYLVLSALFSVLLVELVAKRYLLQMHKKNLQRLVDDKTDQLVVREQSLMQAQSVAQIGSWEFSIGSGYRIYSEQAQQILNLESPECFNSEYQALIYSKYQPRFQQILNYRGEGRLSIDYKIHLKTNQIWIREVVEYSAERNKLVGTIQNISKEVKDQELIWQHANVDTLTGLPNAHYLHKKMVDLISLKAGTNRSFAVLVVDLDGFKRVNDSLSSKAGDEILIQFSDRLSRCVINEGFIARYSADEFVIVAPDSSEASAAEIIPGLIQKEMQMPFSVTEGTRFMTSSIGISCWPEDSLTALGLIQLAEIALHEIKAKDRGLTARYRPSMLERSQQQAAIEGDLRQAIINNELSMVYQPIVDVNTHTVVSMEALIRWKHPEKGFIPPDQFIPIAESSGIMILLGRWIINQVAIDCQFLKGTELEGVRVAINISRIQFVDDSFSDYLQSCLVEQFPKNQKLTLEVTESTLHNDAEHSVNTVKELLDENIQFALDDFGTGYSSFISLKEFHVDNVKIDRSFISRCDEVKDDETLVKAIIEMAHTMGFSVTAEGVENEAQLMKLQELKCDFIQGYFFSKPLPIEQVIKQGSWYGEKLS, encoded by the coding sequence ATGTCTAAAAATCGGTGGAACCGACTCAACCCTCTTGCAAGAGTTATCGTGCTGCGCGCTGGTGTGTTCGTAGTATCTATGGCCGTTTTAAGCTATTTAAGTTGGTTCCTCTATTCAACATCTAAGCAGCTCGAAGCCCTTGAGCTCGAAAACAACCTCCAAATTTATGCCGAAAGACTGCACTTGCAAATAGACAGTGCGATTGAAAGTGCCGCAATTTTACGATCCTTGGTTATTTCAGGCGATCTTAACGAACAGCGATTTTACCCATTAGCAAACGAACTATCGAAACAGATTGAAGGCGTGTTTTCACTGCAATTGGCGCCTAATGGTGTAGTAGAATACGTGTATCCCTATGATGAAAACGAAAAGGCTTTAGGCCATAACTTGCTTGAAGATGAGTTGATAGCCTCGATCATTTCTGACTCTATAGCTAAGAAAAAAATTGTTCTGGACGGGCCCAAGCCGATAATTCAAGGCGGTAAAGGACTGATAGTGCGACTGCCTATTTTTAAGGACAGTCACTTTTGGGGTTTTTCTATTGCCTTACTTCGCTTTCCAGAAATGCTTGAGCCGGTTAAGTTACACAACTTAATCAAACAAGGTTATCAATACGAATTGTTCAGTATTGACCCGTGGGGAGCATCAACAAGCTTATTAGATAAACACCAGCGACATGAATTTTCAAAACAACAAACCATACAACTTAGATTATCTGGGCAACAATGGTTGTTGGCTATAAAGCCAGTGAACCCGCACATGTTGCTAAAAAACTTAGGTATTTATTTGGTGCTCTCGGCACTATTTTCAGTCTTATTAGTTGAGTTAGTTGCAAAGCGCTATTTATTACAAATGCATAAAAAGAACTTGCAAAGATTAGTTGATGATAAAACCGATCAGTTAGTCGTTAGAGAGCAGAGTCTAATGCAAGCGCAATCGGTAGCTCAAATTGGCAGCTGGGAATTCAGTATAGGTTCAGGCTATCGTATCTACTCTGAGCAAGCTCAGCAAATTTTAAACCTTGAAAGCCCTGAGTGTTTCAATAGCGAGTATCAAGCGTTGATTTACTCTAAGTATCAACCTCGATTTCAACAAATTTTAAATTATCGGGGAGAAGGGCGCTTAAGTATTGACTATAAAATTCATTTAAAGACCAATCAGATTTGGATTCGTGAAGTCGTAGAGTACAGTGCTGAAAGAAATAAGCTGGTAGGTACTATTCAAAACATTAGCAAAGAAGTTAAGGATCAAGAGTTAATTTGGCAACACGCCAATGTTGATACCTTAACGGGGTTGCCAAATGCTCACTACTTGCACAAAAAAATGGTTGACCTGATTTCATTGAAAGCAGGCACCAACAGAAGTTTCGCGGTACTGGTGGTAGATTTAGATGGTTTTAAACGAGTTAACGACAGTTTAAGTTCTAAAGCGGGCGATGAAATTTTAATTCAATTTTCTGATCGCCTTAGCCGCTGCGTTATTAATGAAGGCTTTATTGCTCGATACAGTGCCGATGAATTTGTGATTGTAGCCCCCGATTCCTCTGAGGCCAGTGCAGCTGAAATCATTCCTGGGTTAATTCAAAAAGAAATGCAGATGCCCTTTAGTGTTACTGAAGGTACTCGTTTCATGACATCGAGTATCGGAATTTCCTGTTGGCCGGAAGATTCACTCACTGCATTAGGCTTGATTCAGCTTGCCGAAATAGCACTGCACGAAATTAAAGCTAAAGATAGAGGTCTTACTGCACGATACCGACCATCGATGCTTGAACGGTCGCAGCAGCAAGCGGCTATAGAAGGGGATTTGCGCCAAGCCATTATAAACAATGAATTGAGTATGGTTTACCAACCCATTGTCGATGTGAATACTCACACCGTGGTTTCAATGGAGGCTTTAATCCGTTGGAAGCATCCTGAAAAAGGTTTTATTCCACCCGATCAATTTATTCCCATTGCAGAATCGTCAGGCATCATGATCTTACTAGGCCGGTGGATCATTAATCAGGTGGCGATAGATTGCCAGTTTTTAAAAGGTACTGAGCTAGAAGGTGTACGAGTTGCGATTAATATTTCGCGTATTCAATTTGTCGACGACAGTTTCTCGGATTATTTGCAATCGTGTTTAGTAGAGCAGTTCCCGAAAAACCAAAAGTTGACGCTGGAAGTTACTGAATCAACGCTTCATAACGATGCTGAGCATTCGGTGAATACAGTCAAAGAATTATTGGATGAAAATATCCAGTTTGCATTAGATGACTTTGGTACAGGCTACTCTTCATTTATCAGCCTAAAAGAGTTCCACGTTGATAATGTAAAAATAGATCGCTCATTTATCAGCCGCTGCGATGAAGTAAAAGATGACGAAACCTTAGTGAAAGCCATTATTGAAATGGCGCATACGATGGGCTTTAGCGTGACCGCTGAGGGGGTTGAAAATGAAGCTCAATTAATGAAACTACAGGAATTAAAATGTGATTTCATTCAAGGCTATTTTTTCAGTAAGCCCTTGCCAATCGAACAAGTGATCAAGCAAGGGAGCTGGTATGGAGAGAAGTTAAGTTAG